A region of the Pseudarthrobacter phenanthrenivorans Sphe3 genome:
CCAGTACCCCGTTCTTGTCCAGGGCGATGGCCGTGTTCAGGGCCGTCTGGCCGCCCAGGGTAGGCAGCACGGCATCCGGGCGCTCCTTGGCGATGATCTTTTCCACCACCTCGGGGGTGATGGGCTCGATGTAGGTGGCATCGGCGAACTCGGGGTCGGTCATGATGGTGGCCGGGTTGGAGTTGACCAGGATGACCCGCAGGCCCTCCTCCTTCAGGACGCGCAGCGCCTGCGTGCCGGAGTAGTCGAACTCGGCGGCCTGGCCGATGACGATCGGGCCGGAACCAATGACGAGGACGCTTTTGAGATCTGTACGTTTCGGCATTACTTCTTGTCCTCAGTCTTGTTGTCGTTTTTGTGTTCAGCGCCGGCGGGGTGTGCGGAGTCCACCGGGTCCTTGGACAGGTTGGCGGTGCGGCCGTCCCGGGTGCCTTCCATCAGGTCGATGAAGCGGTCGAAGAGGTAGGCGGCGTCGTGCGGTCCGGCCGCTGCTTCCGGGTGGTACTGCACGGAGAAGGCGGGGATGTCGAGGCAGGCGAGGCCTTCCACGACGTCGTCGTTGAGGCTGACGTGGCTGACCTCCACCCGGCCGTACCGCGCCTCAGGGGCCTGGGTGGCGCCGTCGAGCGGTGCATCCACGGCAAAGCCGTGGTTCTGGGAGGTGATTTCCACCTTGCCGGTGCGGCGGTCCATCACGGGCTGGTTGATGCCGCGGTGGCCGTAGCGGAGCTTGTAGGTGCCGAAGCCCAAGGCGCGGCCCAGGATCTGGTTGCCGAAGCAGATGCCGAAGTAGGGCAGCTTTTCATCCAGGACGGAGCGGAGCAGCTTGACCTGGGCATCGGCGGTTGCGGGGTCGCCGGGGCCGTTGGACATAAAGAAGCCGTCCGGGTTGACGGCCTTGACGTCCGCCAGGGTGGCGGTGGCGGGCAGCACGTGGACGCGGACGCCGCGCTCGGCGAACCGGACGGGGGTCATGGCTTTGATGCCGAGGTCGACGGCGGCGATGCTGAAGCGGGGTTCGCCGTCCCAGCCGTGGTCCTTGGGTTCCACCACATATGCCTCGTCGACGCTGACTTCCTCTGCCAGGCGCGCGCCTTCCATCGGGGCGCTGGCCAGCACGGCGTCGAGCAGCTCCTTGTCCGTGGCCTGGGCGGCTTCCCCTGAGAAGATGCCGGCGCGCATGGTTTTGTGCTCGCGCAGGTGGCGGGTGATCGCCCGGGTGTCCACGCCCTGGATGCCCACGATCCCCTGGGCCACCAGCTCCTCGTCCAGTGAACGCTCGGAGCGCCAGTTGGACGGACGGCGGGCGGCGTCGCGGACGATGTAGCCGGCCACCCAGATGCGGCGGGACTCGGCGTCGTCATTGTTCACGCCGGTGTTGCCGATGTGCGGGGCCGTCTGGACCACGAGCTGGCGGGCGTAGGAGGGGTCCGTGATGGTCTCCTGGTAACCGGTCATCCCGGTGGCGAAGACGGCCTCGCCCAAGGCGGTTCCGGTGGCGCCGTAGCTGCTTCCGCGGAAGATGCGGCCGTCTTCGAGGACCAGCGCAGCGGGCGCGGAAACTGGAGCGGATACTGCTGTGTTTGTTGTCACTGTCTTACTTTCCACTATTGGCATCAGCCGCGGGGGCCGAAGAAATCAATTCCTGAAGTGCTTCGAACAGAACGTCCTTGTCCGCCGCGCGGCGGGTGCGGAACCCGGTGTCCAGCGCGTGGCTGCCGTGGGTCCAGGCGAGGACCAGCAGGCCGTCCTTTTCCACGAACTTGCCGGCCATGCCGCTGTCCTGCCGGACCCCGGTCAGCGTCGCCGCCGGGATGTAGAGGGCCGGCGCTCCTGAACGGTCAAAGAGGACGCCGTGCGGATAGACCGCGAGGCCGGCGTTGGTGCGGATTCCGAGGCTGTGCACGGCGATCCGGTCCAGCCAGTCGCCGGCTGTGGTGGTGGCGACGTACTGCCCTTCTGCGGCGGCGAGCGGCTGCCCGGGTTCGGTGGGCACCGCAGGCAACTGGCCGACGTCGGACTGGCGGCGGAGCCTGTTGCGCCAGCCGATGGCGAGGAGGACAAAGACGACGGCGATGATCGCCAGCATCGCAAGTCCGGGAAGGATCTTGTCCATCAGGCGACGCCTGCGGCGGTGGCGGCAGCGTGCGGGTACGGGGTGTTGAGTTCGCCGTTGAGGACCGTGGGATGGCCCTTGAAGAAGGTGGCCACCACCTTGCCCGGCAGTTCCCTTCCCTTGAACGGTGAGTTCCGGCCCATGGTTGCCATCCGGTACGGATCAACCGTCCACCGCGCGGCCGGGTCCACCAGAATGACGTTTGCCGGTTCCCCTGCTTCCAGGGGCCTGCCCTGGTCTTCAAGGCGGCCGATTTTCGCAGCTGCGGTAGAGGTGACCCTGGCAAAATCCGCCCAGGTCATCAGGCCTGTTTCGATCATGCTGTGCTGGACCACGGACAATGCGGTTTCCAGTCCGGTCATGCCCATCGCTGCCTGCGCCCACTCACATTCCTTGTGCTCGCTGGGGTGCGGCGCGTGGTCCGTGCCCACGACGTCGATGGTGCCGTCCGCCAGTCCGGCCCGGAGGGCCTGGACGTCGGCATCGGTGCGCAGCGGCGGGTTGACCTTGAACACGGGATCGTAGCTGCGGACGAGGTCATCGGTGAGCAGCAAGTGGTGCGGGGTGACCTCCGCGGTGACGTTGATGCCGCGTTCCTTGGCCCAGCGGATGATTTCCACAGAGCCGGCGGTGGAGACGTGGCAGACATGGAGGCGTGAACCCACGTGCTGGGCCAGCAGGACATCGCGGGCGATGATGCTTTCCTCGGCCACTGCGGGCCAGCCGGCCAGTCCCAGGACGGCGGATACGTCCCCTTCGTTCATCTGGGCCCCGGCGGTGAGCCGAGGTTCCTGCGCGTGCTGGGCTACCACGCCGTCGAACGCTTTGACGTACTCAAGGGCGCGGCGCATCAGGACCGGATCGTGGACGCAGATGCCGTCGTCGGAGAACATCCGCACGCGGGCGCGGGAATCAGCCATGGCACCCAGCTCGGCCAACTGCTCGCCGGCGAGGCCCACGGTGACGGCTCCCACCGGACGCACGTCCACCCAGCCGGCCGCCTGGCCGAGGGTGTAGACCTGTTCCACCACGCCTGCCGTGTCCGCCACGGGAGTGCTGTTGGCCATGGCATGGACGGCAGTGTAGCCACCCAGCGCCGCGGCCCGTGTCCCGGTCTCGACGGTTTCGGCGTCCTCGCGGCCCGGTTCACGGAGGTGGGTGTGGACGTCCACCATGCCGGGCAGGGCCACGAGGCCTGCAGCGTCAATGACGGTGGCGCCTTCGGCTGAAAGGCCGGTTCCGGTGTCGGCGATGACGCCGTCGCGGATCAGCAGGTCGGCCGGTTCGCCGCCCAGGATCGAGGCGCTGCGGATCAGGTAGGTACCGGTGTTGGCGGCCATCAGTTGCTCTCCTTGGTGGAATGGGTGCCGGCGTAGGCCAGGGCGGGGGTGGCGGCTGGTTCGCGGGTGTCCCCGGAGAGCAGCAGGTACAGCGCGGCCATCCGCACCGAGACCCCGTTGCGGACCTGGGCCAGCACGGTGGAACGGGGGGAATCGGCAGCAGCTGCGGAGATTTCCAGGCCGCGGTTCATGGGGCCGGGATGCATGATGATGGTGTCTTTCATGCCCAGGTTGTCCAGCGCCCGCAGGCGGTTGTCATCAAAACCCCACCGCCGTGAGTATTCACGGGTGCTGGGGAAGAAGGAGGCGTTCATGCGTTCGCCCTGGACACGGAGCATCATGACGGCATCCACGCCCTGCCCCAGGGTTTCGTCCATGTTGTAGCTGACCTTGCAGGGCCACTTTTCGACGCCGATGGGCAGCAGGGTGGGCGGCGCCACCAGGGTCACGTCAGCGCCGAGGGTACGCAGCAGCCAGACGTTGGAGCGGGCCACCCGGGAGTGCAGGACGTCGCCCGCGATGGCCACCCGCATGCCCTTCAAATCGGCGCCCTGGGATTCGGTGCCAGCCAGGCGCGTCCAGTGCCGGCGCATGGTGAAGGCGTCCAGCAGCGCCTGGGTGGGGTGTTCGTGGGTGCCGTCCCCGGCGTTGATGACGGCGGCGTCGATCCAGTCGGTGGCGGCGAGCCGGTGGGGTGCGCCGGAGGCCCAGTGCCGGATCACGACCGCGTCAGCGCCCATGGCGGACAGTGTCTGGGCGGTGTCCTTCAGGGACTCCCCCTTTGAGACGGAGGAACCTTTGGCGGCGAAGTTGATGACGTCCGCGGAGAGGCGCTTTGCGGCGGCCTCGAAGGAGATCCGGGTGCGGGTGGAATCCTCGAAGAAGAGGTTGACCACGGTCCGGCCGCGCAGGGCCGGGAGCTTCTTGACCTCGCGGTCGCCCACGGCGGACATTTCCTCGGCGGTGTCCAGGATGCGGATGGCGTTGGCGAGGCTGAGGTCTTCGGTGGACAGCAGGTGCTTCATGAGCCGCCCTCGATGACTACTTCATTCACGGGTGCGCCGCCGGGGGCAGTGTCAGTTTCCTCGAGCCGGACGCGGACCTTTTCCGACGACGACGTGGGCAGGTTCTTGCCCACGTGGTCCGCGCGGATGGGAAGTTCGCGGTGGCCCCGGTCGATCAGCACGGCCAGGCGTACGATGCGCGGGCGGCCCAGGTCCACGAGTGCGTCCAGGGCGGCACGGATGGTGCGGCCGGAGTACAGGACGTCGTCGATCAGGACCACGACTTTGTTGTCGATGCCAGTGCGTGGAAGTTTGGTGGGGTACGGCGGGCGCGTGCCCTGGTGTGAGAGGTCATCACGGAACATGGTGACATCCAGCTGGCCGACTATTGCGGCAGCATCGACCGTGCTGTCCGCCGCGGCGATCTTGCCGGCGAGCCGGACTGCCAGCGGGTAGCCGCGGCGCGGGATGCCCAGCAGGACGAGGTCCTGGGAACCCTTGTTGGCCTCAAGGATCTCATGGGCGATACGAGTGAGGGCCCGGTCAATATCCGCCTGGCTGAGGACAACCCTGGCTGGAACCGGTGCGCTGGTGACAGTAGTCAACGCTCGTCTCCCCTTTCCCCGCCTCACAGGACGGAATTAAAAAAGGATTATGTGCGCTCCAAAATTACCACATGGGCCCCTTCCGGCATGTTCCGCGGGAACGCGGTAATGGTCACACTGCGGCGGCTCACCGGGACCAAACTGCCGTGATCCTAGGAGCCACGGCGACTCGCACCTAGGCTTTCCGGTATGTCGATGCATCCTCGCCACCCTGCGTCCGGGCCGCCCGAAGATCCTTGGGGCGGGGAAACTGCGCCGCTCCCAACCGAGGCCAACCCCAGCTGGATGGGACATATCCAGCCTGGCAACTACCGTCCGGCCCCGGGCCACCAGGGCCGGCCCGTGGACGCCATGGTCCCGCCGCAGGTCCAGGGTGCCATGGTGAAATCAGGACGGACGCGCAGCGGCCTCCTGGGATTGACGCTCGGAGGCAGCATCCTTGCCTTCCTCAGCCTGTTCCTGGTGGTGCCGTTCCTGCTGTCCAACACCGGCCCGGCCGGTTTCCTGGTGGGTTTCCTGGCATCGCTGATTCCGCTCTCGGTGGTGCTCCTGGCCGTCTACATCATTGACAAGTGGGAGCCGGAACCCAAGCGGCTCCTCTACTTCGCTTTCACCTGGGGTGCAGCGGTGTCCATTGCGGTGACCCTGCTCATCCAGCCGTTCTTTGTCCTGACGTTCCAGTTCTCCGATGAGCCCGACCTGCAGACCTATATGGCCACAGTCCAGGCTCCCAGCGTGGAGGAGTTCGCCAAATCCCTGGGGCTGTTGATTCTTCTCCTGATGGCGCGGAAACACTTCGACGGACCCGTGGACGGGGTGGTCTTCGCGTTCACCATCGCCGGAGGATTCGCCTTCACGGAGAACATCCTCTACTTCGGCCGGGCCATTGCCGAATCCGCAGACCCTGCGGGCGACTTTGCACAGGTCTTTTTCCTTCGCGGGGTGATGTCCCCGTTCGCCCATGCGATTTTTACCGGCACCACAGGTCTCATCATGGGCTTTGCTGCCCGGCGGTGGCACGCCGGTGCCTCGGTGGCCGCATTTTTCGTGGGGCTGCTGCCGGCCATGTTCCTGCACAACCGGTGGAACAGCATGGGCCAAGGTTTCCTGGTGGACTACATTCTGGTCCAGGTGCCCATCTTCTTCCTTGCCGTGGGCGGCATCATCCTGCTGCGCGTCGCGGAAAAACGGCTGACCCGCCAGCGGCTTCTGGAGTACTCGGCAGCAGGCTGGTTCACCCCCGCCGAGGTGGAACTGCTTGCGACGCTGGGGGGAAGGCGCACCGCCCTGAGCTGGGCAGCCGGGTACGGGAAGAAGCGGCAGATGAAGGAATTCCTGAAGGCTGCAACCCGGCTTGCGAATACCAGGCAACGGATCCTGAGCGGCAGGGACGTCCAGTTGCACCAGGCCGAAGAACGCCGCGAACTGCAGCGGATCCTGGCCCTGCGCGCCGCCGTCGCCGGCTGAGCGGCCTACCCGTTCAGCCGGCCCGGCAGCCGGTGTTCTTCGCTGCCAGTTCCAGCGCCTCGTCCAGTACCCTCCCGAAGTTCGCTGCATCGTGGGCAAAGCGTCCCAGGAACAGCCCGGAAACGCCGTCGAGCCTGGGAAGCGTGCCGGGCTTGGCTGACCCGCCGTAGATGACCGGAACCTCCGGGAGCCCATCCCCGGCGAGCAGCGCACGGAGGTGACGGACGACGTCGGACACGTACCAGGCGTCCGCGGGCTCGGCAGCGCCGATGGCCCAGACGGGCTCATAGGCAACGACCAGGCGGGAGGCCAGAGTCCAGTCGCCGCCAACCGCCGCTTGGATCTGCCCGTGTACAACGCGGGCGGCGTCAAGGGCGCCGCCTTCCCCCACCGAGTCTTCTCCCACGCAGAGCAGCGGCGTCAGCCCGGCGTCGTCCGCTGCACGCACCTTGCGGGCAACGACGGCGTTGTCCTCGTGGAAATGCCGGCGCCGCTCGGCGTGGCCGATCTCCACCAGGCGCACGCCCAGTTCGGCCAGCATGGATGGCGCCACCTCCCCGGTCCACGGGCCGTCAGCCCAGCCGCAGTTTTGCGCACCCAGCAACATCGGCGCCCCCTCCAGAAGGGCCGCGGCGGCGGGCAGGACCGGAAAACTGGGGATCACAAACGGGACCACCCGCCCGGCCGCAAGGGCCGGGCGGGTGTCCACTTCGTGCCTGATGCGGGCAAGCCAATCCAGGGAAGCCCGGTATCCCAAGT
Encoded here:
- a CDS encoding triose-phosphate isomerase family protein, with amino-acid sequence MPDYTITGQQGGEPVYVGVSTKMYLGYRASLDWLARIRHEVDTRPALAAGRVVPFVIPSFPVLPAAAALLEGAPMLLGAQNCGWADGPWTGEVAPSMLAELGVRLVEIGHAERRRHFHEDNAVVARKVRAADDAGLTPLLCVGEDSVGEGGALDAARVVHGQIQAAVGGDWTLASRLVVAYEPVWAIGAAEPADAWYVSDVVRHLRALLAGDGLPEVPVIYGGSAKPGTLPRLDGVSGLFLGRFAHDAANFGRVLDEALELAAKNTGCRAG
- a CDS encoding dihydroorotase, with the translated sequence MAANTGTYLIRSASILGGEPADLLIRDGVIADTGTGLSAEGATVIDAAGLVALPGMVDVHTHLREPGREDAETVETGTRAAALGGYTAVHAMANSTPVADTAGVVEQVYTLGQAAGWVDVRPVGAVTVGLAGEQLAELGAMADSRARVRMFSDDGICVHDPVLMRRALEYVKAFDGVVAQHAQEPRLTAGAQMNEGDVSAVLGLAGWPAVAEESIIARDVLLAQHVGSRLHVCHVSTAGSVEIIRWAKERGINVTAEVTPHHLLLTDDLVRSYDPVFKVNPPLRTDADVQALRAGLADGTIDVVGTDHAPHPSEHKECEWAQAAMGMTGLETALSVVQHSMIETGLMTWADFARVTSTAAAKIGRLEDQGRPLEAGEPANVILVDPAARWTVDPYRMATMGRNSPFKGRELPGKVVATFFKGHPTVLNGELNTPYPHAAATAAGVA
- the pyrR gene encoding bifunctional pyr operon transcriptional regulator/uracil phosphoribosyltransferase PyrR, with protein sequence MTTVTSAPVPARVVLSQADIDRALTRIAHEILEANKGSQDLVLLGIPRRGYPLAVRLAGKIAAADSTVDAAAIVGQLDVTMFRDDLSHQGTRPPYPTKLPRTGIDNKVVVLIDDVLYSGRTIRAALDALVDLGRPRIVRLAVLIDRGHRELPIRADHVGKNLPTSSSEKVRVRLEETDTAPGGAPVNEVVIEGGS
- a CDS encoding PrsW family intramembrane metalloprotease, yielding MSMHPRHPASGPPEDPWGGETAPLPTEANPSWMGHIQPGNYRPAPGHQGRPVDAMVPPQVQGAMVKSGRTRSGLLGLTLGGSILAFLSLFLVVPFLLSNTGPAGFLVGFLASLIPLSVVLLAVYIIDKWEPEPKRLLYFAFTWGAAVSIAVTLLIQPFFVLTFQFSDEPDLQTYMATVQAPSVEEFAKSLGLLILLLMARKHFDGPVDGVVFAFTIAGGFAFTENILYFGRAIAESADPAGDFAQVFFLRGVMSPFAHAIFTGTTGLIMGFAARRWHAGASVAAFFVGLLPAMFLHNRWNSMGQGFLVDYILVQVPIFFLAVGGIILLRVAEKRLTRQRLLEYSAAGWFTPAEVELLATLGGRRTALSWAAGYGKKRQMKEFLKAATRLANTRQRILSGRDVQLHQAEERRELQRILALRAAVAG
- the carA gene encoding glutamine-hydrolyzing carbamoyl-phosphate synthase small subunit — encoded protein: MPIVESKTVTTNTAVSAPVSAPAALVLEDGRIFRGSSYGATGTALGEAVFATGMTGYQETITDPSYARQLVVQTAPHIGNTGVNNDDAESRRIWVAGYIVRDAARRPSNWRSERSLDEELVAQGIVGIQGVDTRAITRHLREHKTMRAGIFSGEAAQATDKELLDAVLASAPMEGARLAEEVSVDEAYVVEPKDHGWDGEPRFSIAAVDLGIKAMTPVRFAERGVRVHVLPATATLADVKAVNPDGFFMSNGPGDPATADAQVKLLRSVLDEKLPYFGICFGNQILGRALGFGTYKLRYGHRGINQPVMDRRTGKVEITSQNHGFAVDAPLDGATQAPEARYGRVEVSHVSLNDDVVEGLACLDIPAFSVQYHPEAAAGPHDAAYLFDRFIDLMEGTRDGRTANLSKDPVDSAHPAGAEHKNDNKTEDKK
- a CDS encoding PH-like domain-containing protein translates to MDKILPGLAMLAIIAVVFVLLAIGWRNRLRRQSDVGQLPAVPTEPGQPLAAAEGQYVATTTAGDWLDRIAVHSLGIRTNAGLAVYPHGVLFDRSGAPALYIPAATLTGVRQDSGMAGKFVEKDGLLVLAWTHGSHALDTGFRTRRAADKDVLFEALQELISSAPAADANSGK
- a CDS encoding aspartate carbamoyltransferase catalytic subunit, which encodes MKHLLSTEDLSLANAIRILDTAEEMSAVGDREVKKLPALRGRTVVNLFFEDSTRTRISFEAAAKRLSADVINFAAKGSSVSKGESLKDTAQTLSAMGADAVVIRHWASGAPHRLAATDWIDAAVINAGDGTHEHPTQALLDAFTMRRHWTRLAGTESQGADLKGMRVAIAGDVLHSRVARSNVWLLRTLGADVTLVAPPTLLPIGVEKWPCKVSYNMDETLGQGVDAVMMLRVQGERMNASFFPSTREYSRRWGFDDNRLRALDNLGMKDTIIMHPGPMNRGLEISAAAADSPRSTVLAQVRNGVSVRMAALYLLLSGDTREPAATPALAYAGTHSTKESN